From the genome of Sporocytophaga myxococcoides DSM 11118:
GCTTATACCGGTGGGGCTTCTATTGCAGCCAAAGCAGCTGGTGCAGATGTAACACACGTAGATTCGGTAAAGCAGGTAATTACATGGTCAAGAGAAAATATGGAGGCATCTCAGCTGACCGATATTCGTTGGGTTGTTGAAGATGCTATGAAGTTTGTGCAAAGGGAAGTGAAGAGAGGTAACAAGTATCAGGGCATTATTCTTGATCCACCAGCCTATGGGAGAGGTCCTACTGGAGAGAAGTGGATCATCGAGGAGCACTTGAATCAAATGCTGAAGTACTGTGCAGAGCTACTGGATAATGAAAATTATTTCTTTATCATTAACCTGTATTCAATAGGATTTTCTGCACTTATCTTGGAAACATTTACCAGACAGCTTTTTGGAGATAGAAAGAATTTTGAGATAGGCGAGTTATTCCTTCAGGATAGATTTAAAAAGAAATTGCCCTTAGGTGTATTCTCAAGATTCAGTTCTGCGAAAGGTTAATATCTGGTTTTGAATTTTAAGAGATTGAAAACAGGAATAAATTCCTGTTTTTTTTATTTAAACCTGTTTTAATCTTAAGAAAACTTTCAATAATGCTTAGCCTTCTCTGTGGCCCCCTTTGTCTTCTCTGTAATTCAAAATCATTTCCATATGAGTGAATATAGAGTTTACCAACATTATATCTTTTAGCAATACATCTATAAATCTGTTTTTTGAGCTCGTTTTTCCCTATAAATCGCGCTAAAAAATCTTCAAATAACTATTGCTCATCATGCCCAGTTGAATAAATAAACAAGCAAATGACAACCAGTAAAACTGTCTTTGCCAAAAGATAGACGCGTATGAGAAGTTGGACAAAATTAATGATGGCTCTGGTTCTATCCTTCACAGGAGTGAATCATTTTAGTTATGCAGGTTTGCAGGCGCCTGCTCCCAAAGACACAAATATTGTAGTTCCGGAGCGGATGAATTTTACCTATGCTGCAGAAAGATCAAGGCCTGCAGTGGTTTTTATTCAGACATATTCAAGTTCTCCTCAAGGTTCTGCTTCTTTGGAAAATCCGCTTCAGGATTTATTGGAAGAACTGTATGGTGGTCAGGCTGAGCCCCCACAAGGAGATCAAAGTAAGGAAAAAGAACAGAAACCGGAAGAGTATCCAGTTGCATCTGCATCAGGTGTAATTATTTCCGGAGAAGGATATATAGTGAGTAACAACCACGTTATTGAAGGCGCTGATAGAATTGAAATCGTGCTGAATGATAAAAGAAGTTATACAGCAAAGATTGTGGGCATAGATCCGGAAACAGATCTAAGTCTTTTGAAGATTGAAGGGGGAGAATTAACTCCTATCATTTATGGCAATTCTGATATCATAAAAATTGGTGAATGGGTGCTGGCTGTTGGAAATCCGTTTAACCTGACATCGACAGTTACAGCGGGAATAGTTAGCGCCAAAGGACGAAATGTAGGTGTGCTTGCAGAACAAAGCAATATGGCCATTGAATCATTTATTCAGACAGATGCTGTGGTTAACGTTGGTAATAGCGGTGGAGCACTGGTTAATACGAAAGGGGAGTTGATCGGAATTAATACGGCTATTGCCAGCCCAACCGGATCTTATGCAGGCTATTCATTTGCTGTGCCTTCTAATATTGTATTTAAGGTAGTTGAAGACCTTAAAAAGTATGGCCAGGTTCAAAGAGCTATACTGGGAGTCACGATTCAGGATCTGGATGCAGCCCTTGTAAAAGCTAAGAAAATTCCGGATTTCCATGGTGTCTATGTCGACTCTGTAGTCAAGGGTAGTTCAGCAGCCGATGCAGGGCTTCAAAAAGGTGACATTATTAAAAAGATTGAAGGTCATATTGTAGATTCTCCTTCTGAGCTTCAGGAAATAGTCGCAATTCACAGACCGGGGGATAAGATTAAATTATCTTACTCTCGTGGAGGTAAAGTTAATGAAACTGAAGTACTCCTGAAAAACAGTACTGGCAATACCAAGCTGAGCAAGAAAGATCCGAATGAAATGGCTAGCCTTGTCGGAGCACAGTTAAGAGATCTTTCAAAAGAAGAAGCAAAGAAATTTAAGGTGAAAGGTGGTGTGAAAATAGAGAAAGTTATGCCTGGAAAATTTAAAAACGCCGGCATGAAAGATGGGTTCATCATCACACATATTGATAAAATACCAGTGAAATCTATGGAGGATGCAACTAAGATTATCAATAAGAATAAACAGAATGAGGTGTTGGTACAGGGGGTTTATCCCAATGGAGAAAAAGCCTTTTATGCTATAGCTTTTTAAGTTTTTAAATAGAGGTTGTTGGAGGAGGAAATAAGCAGATAGGAGCTAATGCTCTCTTCTGCTTATTTTATTTTAAAAATAGGATATACGATTTTGAGGTTATAAATTGTAATTAAAGTATTGAAATTTAATAATATGTGTCTTTTTTGAAATAAAGTTTATATAATTTTTTGTTAAGTGAATGAACATTCATTTATATTTGCATGTAATTAAGTAATGAGAGCAAGGGACGAAAATAAAGAAATAGCAATCAGGCAAAAGGCTGTTGAGATGATTGTGAAAGAGGGGCTCGATGGGCTGAGCATGCAAAAGTTAGCCAGGGCCGCCGGCGTTTCTCCTGCTACAATTTATATTTATTATAAAGATCGGGAGGACCTTATTATACAGCTTGCATTGTATGCCAGTGAAAAGCTAACCTGTACAAGCCTTGAAAATTTCGACCCGGAAATGAGTTTTGAAGAGGGAATGAAATTGCAGTGGAGAAACAGAGCCAGGTTTTTTACTGAAAATCCTACGGAAATGCTTTTTGTAGAACAAATCAAACATTCACAGCATTATGAAAGATTTGTAGAAGCAAATAAGGAACATTTCAGGGATGTTATGAAAAAATTTACCACCAATGCCATCAAAAACAAAGAATTAATTGAGCTCCCTTTTGAAGCTTACTGGTCTGTGGCATTTGGCCCTTTGTATCAATTAATCAAATTTCACTCTCAAGGTCATAGTTATGCAAACAAAAAATTTCACCTGACTGATGAATTGATGATGCAAACACTCCAGTTGGTTTTAAAAGCTTTAAAGCCATAATATTCTTTTTGTTACTTGACTAAATGAATGTTCATTTTAAAAAAGATCGCCATGGAAACAACTCATACAGTGCTGGTCTTCCGGACTAATATCAGACTTAAGAAGGATCTGGAACTGATTAAACCTCTTTTTAGGAAAATAAAGGAGATTTCTTCGTGGAGTGTAGACCTGGAAGATAATGATAAAGTGCTGAGACTTGAAACTTCTGCAATTCAAATAGAAACAATAATAAAAACAATCAACGAAGCGGGCTTCTTTTGCGAGGAGCTAATGGATTAAAATTAAAAAAATGACAACTACAATACAAAAAGAAAAACTCTTCACCGGATATCAGGTCTTCATGATCGCAATGCTTGCGATTCTGCAGTTTACCGTTATTCTTGATTTTATGGTTTTATCTCCTCTGGGAGCTATACTTCTAAAAGAGCTGAATATGAAAACGTCACAGTTCGGGCTTGTTGTTTCAGGTTACGCACTGAGTGCAGGAGCTGCAGGTATAGCTGCTGCAGGTTTTGCCGATAAGTATGACAGAAAAAAAATGCTCATGTTATTTTATGTGGGCTTTATTTTAGGAACAATATTCTGCGCTCTGGCAACAGATTTTCAGTCCTTGCTTATTGCCAGAATTGTTACCGGGCTATTTGGTGGAGTCATTGGATCAATAGGGTTTGCCATTATCACAGATCTTTTCAAAATGGAAGTAAGAGGACGTGTAATGGGATTTGTTCAAATGGCCTTTTCTGTAAGCCAGATATTAGGAATACCTGTAGGAATTTATCTTGCTAATCAATTTGGTTGGCATGCTCCTTTCTGGATGATTGCTGGTTTCGGAGCAATTATCGGAGTTGTTTTATTTCTGTATATGAAACCGGTAACGGACCATCTCAAGGTTAAATCAGAAAGAAATGCATTTCAACATCTTCAAAAAACCATTTCAAATAAGTCTTATGTAAAAGCTTTTGCTGCTACTACATTGCTGGCTACCGGAGGCTTTATGATCATGCCATTTGCCAGTGCATTTACAACAAACAACCTTGGAATTTCAATTAAAAGTCTTCCGATTTTGTATGGTGTTACAGGTGTCTTTTCAATGGTTGCAGGCCCGCTTATAGGTAAATACAGCGATAAAATCGGAAAGTATAATATCTTCTTTATCGGCACTATATTAAGTATGATTACAATGATGATATACTGCCATCTTGGAGTTACACCTCTATGGTTGTTGATAGTAATAAATATTTTCATGTTTGCAGGCATCACAGCTCGCATCATATCTTCTTCAGCATTAATGACAGGCATTCCGTCCGCTCAGGACAGAGGCGCATTTATGAGCGTTAATTCAGCTGTTCAGCAAACATCAGGAGGTATCGGATCTGCTATTGCAGGTTTGATAGTCGTTCAAACCTCCGATGGTTATATACATAATTATGATATCCTTGGTTATGTTGTATTGGTCGCTATGATTGCAGCTTTAGTGATGACTTATTATGTAAACAAACAGGTTGAAGAGAAAAATAAGAATGCTTTAAAAACCTCCGAAAATCAACAAAAGATAGCTGTAGGCTAAAGGCTGAAATGAACATCAGAAAGCCGGTCTATTCAGATCGGCTTTTTTATTTTGGGAGAGAAAAAAAACAGTATCAATTTTTTCTTATTCGTTGCTTTAATGGTTTACAGAAAATACTTTTAATAAAACATAATTATTAATATGAGATTGTTAAAAATAATCATTGCATTTGTTATGCTCACAAACATTGCCTTTGCTCAGGGCAAAGATGTTACATATTCCGATGGCTCTGCTTCATTAAAGGGATTCTTTGTGAAGGCTCAAGGAGCAAAGGGGAAAGCTCCAGGCGTAATTGTAATCCATGCATGGATGGGCCTTGATGAACATGCAAAAAATTCAGCTGATCAATTAAGCAAACTAGGTTACAATGCATTTGCCGCTGATATCTATGGTGAAAACTCCAGACCAAAAGATAAACAGGAGGCCGCAAAAACTTCATCCTACTATAAAAGTAATCCTTCAATCTACCAGTCTAGAATTAAAGCAGCTATAGAGGAACTTATAAAACTGGGTGCTGATCCAGATAAGATTGTTGTAATGGGATATTGCTTTGGTGGCACAGGAGCTTTGGAGGCAGCAAGAGGACAGCTTCCTGTGGCAGGAATAGTTTCGTTTCATGGTGGTCTTGGTAAAGATACTACACGTGTAAATGTCTTAATTAAACCTAAAGTATTAGTGTTGCATGGGGCAGATGATCCTTATGTTTCAGATGCTGATATTAAAGGATTTCAAAAAGAAATGCGTGATGGTAAGGCAGACTGGCAGATGGTTTACTATGGCAACGCTGTTCATGCTTTCACCGAGGAACGTGCAGGCAATGACAATTCCAAAGGTGCAGCCTATAATGAGAAAGCTGCTAAACGTTCGTGGGAAGCTTTAGTGGTCTTTTTAAAAGAGGTTTTTAAAGCTTGAGAAGAAACTGACTTTATTAATGCCATCGCCTCAAGCGATGGCATCAATTTTTTAAAACAACTTCTCATTATTCTTATGCCTGTCTTTATCTCTGATACTCTTCTTTTCCATACTTTTGGTGAGAGCTTCAGTTAGATCTACACCTGTCTGATTGGCAAGGCATATTAATACAAATAAAACATCCGCAAATTCATCCCCAAGGTCCTTGCCGTCTTCCCCTTTTTTAAATGATTGTTCTCCATATTTTCTTGCCATGATTCTGGCTACTTCTCCGACCTCTTCCATTAAAATAGCAGTATTGGTCAATTCGTTGAAATAGCGGACTCCGGTAGTTTTAATCCACTGATCAACAGATTCCTGCGCTTCTTTTATAGTCATTTAATTTTTATTTTTTGTGTCAATAATGATAGTTACAGGCCCATCATTTAAGAGTTGGACCTGCATGTCCGCGCCAAATTCACCAGTATATACCGTTTTACCAAGTTCAATTTCACTTAATTGTACAAATTGTTCATACATGGGAATCCCTTTTTCCGGTCTTGCCGCTTCAATGAAGGAAGGTCTGTTACCCTTTTTAGTACTTGCATGCAAAGTAAACTGACTCACAACCAAGAGGTCTCCATTAATGTCTTTCAGAGATAAATTCATTTTGCCATCAGCATCAGAAAAAATTCTCAGGTTAATTATTTTTTTAGTGAGCCAGTCTGAATCTTCCTGTGTATCTTCATGTGCAATACCTAAAAGAACCAGCAGTCCTTCAGAGATACTGGATTTTAGCGTTTTGTCAATCGTTACAGAAGCATGTTTAACTCTTTGAATAACAGCAATCATTAATAAATTTTTCTAATTGAAATAAAAGTATAAATTTTGTAAAAAAATAATGCAAATGCTTTCCAAAAGCAAATCAGAAGTAATCAATAAAATTAAAGAATTTTTAAGCGGAAAAAGGAAAGCTTTAATTGCTGCCGGAATCACTGTTATAGCGGTATTCCTTATTTTCATTGCTTTCAGATTTAATAAAAGTGAAAAGGATGCAGTATATGAACTGTTGTCTCCTTCAGCTGTAGTATTAATGGAATCTGAAGACCTTACAGATATTATGAAAGAATGTCGGTCTTCTGCTTCCATGTTTTCCTCTGTTCCTTTTTTTGAATTTCTATACAGTCATTTAAATGAAGATCCGCTTCTGGATAGCCTTATTAAGTTTTCAGATAAACAAAAGGTATACATTTCTTTGAATGCTGCTGGTAAAAGTGATGTAGACCTTATTTTTTATCTGAAGAAAGATGAAGAAAAAGCTCATTCTGATTTTGGAAAGCTTGTAAAGCAAGACGCTTCACTAACACTGGACCATCGTCTCTTCAACGATATCATGATATATGATTTAGGCAGAAGAGGGGACAGGAAAAAGTTTTCCTTCATATTTTATCAGGGTTATTTTATCGGAAGTTTTTCAGGCTTTTTACTTGAAGATGTTATCAGAAATCTTAGTCAGGATAAAGATCTTGCCTGGACTAAGGCAAATAATCTTGCAGAAGATAAAACTTCAACAAAAATCCTTATAAATCATAAGAACTTACCCAGATATTTATCTCTCTACTGTACAGCCAGATATACTGCAGGCCTCAAAGGACTTGCAAATTTTGCATCCTCTTCAGGTGTAACATGGGAAAAGACTGATGCAGGATTAACATTGAATGGAAAAACAGTAGCAAATGAAAATCAATATCTAAATACGTTTAAAAATCAAACTCCTGTAAAGTTTTCAATGGGTGCTGTAATTCCTGAAAATGCATCAGCCGTTTTCAGGCTTGGCATATCAGATTGCCCCACCTGGTTTGCTGAGTATGATAAAATAAATGAAGAAATTCCTTTAAAAGGAGGAGCATATAAACAATTGACAAAAGCTATCGAACTTATTAAAGATGAAGTAGCCTGGGTAATCACTGAGCCTGAAATTTCCGATAGAGTTTTTCAATATTCAATTATAAAAACTTCAGATGCTAATGCATTTATGAAGGCTTTAAGAACCTTGGCAGACTCATCTACTTCGGTAACTACTCCTAATCCTAACAGAAAGATTTATGCCGTACATAAAAAGAACCTTCTTACTCATTTGTTCGGTCCTGTATTTTCTGATTTTAAAGAATACTTCATTACAAGTCACGGCAACTTTGTTGTAATTGGAAACCAGTTGGCTGCATTGGAAACTTACCTTCAGCAAGTGCAAAACGGATACGTTCTCAAAAAGACAGCTGGAATAAAGTTTTTTGCAGAACCTTCCAATATCTCACTTTATGTAAATCCGGATCGCTCTGAATTCCTTGCTGGTAAGTGCATTCGTGATCCGGAGATAAAGAAAAATTGGATAAGGTCTTCAGGTTCTTTTTCCTATACAGGTGTAAGCTTTTCTGCAGACTATGATAAGAAGTTTTTATTAAGGTATATTATTCAAAAGGGTAAAGGAAGCACGACTGGAGTACCTAAATCTTTGGCTGTCAATAAAACTTTAGAGTTCAATGCTGGCCTTATATCGGAAGCCTTTCCCTTAAGAGCAATATCAGGACTGGATGAACATTTTCTTGTTCAGGATTCATTGTTTAAAACCCACTTGTTCTCAAGATTTGGTACGTTATTGTGGAGTGCTAAAGTTGAAGGAAAACTAAGTTCAGATCCTGTGTGGGGAAATATTGACAAAGCAGGCAAGGATGAAATAGTTTTTGCAGTCAGAAATAAAATATATGCTATCAATAGTGCTAATGGTCAGTTAATAAAAGGTTATCCATTAACTATTCCTGGTAAAGTTTATATCACTTCTCTTGCTTTGATTGATTATGATGGAAGCAAAAATTACAGATTTTTTGCAGGCGATGATTCAGGTAATATATATGCCTTGGATACTCAAGGAAAGTTACTTGATGGTTGGAAGCCGAAAAAGATTGATTACAGCTTGATAGGCAAGCCTGCCCATGTTCGTATAGATGATAAAGATTATATTGTAGCCTTGTCAAGAAAAGGGAAATTACATGTATTCAACAGAAAGGGTCAGCCAATTAAAGGTTTTCCTGTAAAGCTGGAGCATGCAACAACAAGTACTTTTTTTATAGAAAAGAGTTCTTCAAACATCAACAGTTACATTTCAATTTTATCAGAAAAAGGAGAATTGGTTAAAGTCGATTTTTCAGGTAAAATAGCAAAGAGGGCACAGCTTTTCCGCTTAAGCCCTGAGAGTAAATTCTCCCTATATCCTGATAACAGAATGAAGTCGTATACAATTGTCCGAAAAGATAAAGACCGTCTGGATTTTCTTGATATGTCCCTAAGTCCTTTGTTTACTCAGACTAATTTTCCCCTGGAAAAGTATGATATCAAGTATATACATTCTATTGCAGCTAACATTTCTTACTGGTTGGTAAATGACCTTACTAATCACAGAAGTATAGTGTTTGCTCCAAATGGAAAGTTTTTAGGAGAAGGATGGATTAAAAGCCATGAAAAGCCAACAGCGGTTTATCTGGAAAAATATAATGAGGGAAGTTTGGTTAAAGTGAATAAAAAAAGTATTGAGATCGCCCGAATAAAATAACCTTTCGGGATTATTTCTGTAAATTTAAAATACTAAACTAGATAAAAATACATGGCGTTAAGATCTATAATTATCCTGGCATTGACTTTTGTTTCCCTGAATATCTTTGCTCAGGGTAAACCTAAAGAAGGTTCGGCTCCAAGAGCGAATATTTACCTTATTGAAGGAGATTCGGAGAACCTGATTACACATTTGAAAAAGAACAAAGAAAACAAGATCAGAGTGAAGCTTGAAGGAGGAATTGAAAATGTAAAGCATACAATGTATGTTACCTCTAAGCATGCTTCTATCAAACCAGATCCTAAAGTAGAAAATCAATACATTATCATTCCAAAAGAAGAAAACGTCGAGATCATCGTAGATATTAAGACAGAGGAAGACTACAATCAAATACAGATGGTTGATAAAAATGGCAAGCAGAAAAAAGAGGTTGTAAAGACTTTGACTCCAAAGACCTACATGGTAGGTTATGAAAAGGTGAAGGTAAATTAAATTAAGCTGTAAGCTAAAAGCATAAAGCTGAAAGTTGAATATAGATCAATTAAAGTCCTTCTCCTTTAGGAGAAGGATTTATGATGAAGTCCTTTTTAGACTTTCAGAAAAAACTAAAGCCAGAAGTGGCGAAGTATACAGAGAGTGTAAGCTCTAATTACTCATTCAAATTAGCATTATCATTTTTTTATTTAATGGAAAATAGCTGGAATCCTGAACGGGAGCGTGTGAAACAATACAGAGAAAGTATTGGATGGAAAAAGTGGGGACCATATTTAACAGAACGTCAATGGGGCACTGTAAGAGAAGATTATAGTACTTCTGGAAGTGCCTGGGAGTTTATCTCTCATGATATGGCCCGAAGTAGGGCCTATAGATGGGGAGAAGAAGGCATTGCAGGTATTTCAGATAATAAATCATTACTGTGTTTTGCCCTGGCACTTTGGAATGGTGAAGACCCTATACTGAAAGAGAGACTTTATGGTCTTTCAGGAAACGAGGGGAATCACGGAGAAGATTGCAAGGAGTTATATTATTACCTTGATAATACGCCCTCACATTCTTATATGAAAATGCTCTACAAGTATCCTCAAAGGGCATTCCCTTATGATAAAATAGTAGCGGAAAATGGGAAAAGAACAAAGGCTGATCCGGAATATGAAATTCTGGAAACAGGAGTATTTGATGATAATCGCTACTATGATGTTTTCATTGAATATGCAAAAGCTGACAAGGAAGATATCTTAGTAAAAATAAGCGTTACAAACAGGGGAGATGATCATTGCAAGCTCACAGTTTTACCTACTGTCTGGCTGAGGAATACATGGTCCTGGGATAACAAAACTTTTAAACCTGGAATGCAGGCCATTTCTAATGAGGAGATTTACATAAAATACAGGCCAGATAAATCTTTTCATTTGTATGCAGAAAATCACAACAGATCATTCCTCTTTTGCGATAATGAAACCAACTATAAACGATTATACAATTTCGCCAACTCTACTGCTTATTGTAAGGATGGCATTAATGATTATATAGTTAATGGCAAGGCAGGAGCTGTAAACTTTAAAGAAGGAACTAAAGCTTCAGCATTTTATGAACTTGATTTTGCGCCGGGAGAAACAAAGGTGATCAAACTCAGACTTGCTGATAAATCACATCAAGGAGCATTTGAAGAGTTTGATGATATATTCAGGTTGAGGTTAAATGAAGCGGATGCATTTTATAATGACTTACAGAAGAATGTTGCAGACCCGGAGCTGAAAATGATCCAGCGTCAGTCATATGCAGGAATGTTATGGAGCAAGCAATTTTATTACTTTAATGTAAATCAATGGCTTGAAGGTGATCCTGGCCAACCAGCACCTCCTGAAGAAAGAAAGCATAAACGAAACAGTCAATGGAGGCATTTGAGTAATTCCAATATTATCTCTATGCCGGATAAATGGGAATATCCATGGTATGCTGCTTGGGATCTTGCGTTTCATTGTATTCCTCTTGCGCGACTAGATCCTAATTTCGCAAAGAGACAACTGGTAGTGCTGCTGAGAGAATATTATATGCATCCAAACGGACAAATTCCTGCATATGAATGGAACTTCAGTGATGTTAACCCTCCTGTACATGCCTGGGCAGCATATAAAGTATATCAGATAGATAAAGAGTTTACCGGAAAAGGTGACTATGATTTTCTGGAGAAAGTACTTCATAAACTCTTGCTTAACTTTACTTGGTGGGTAAACCAAAAAGACATTAGCGGTAACAATATCTTTGAAGGTGGTTTTCTCGGCCTGGATAATATCGGAGTGTTTGACAGAAGTCAGAAACTTCCTACCGGAGGATATCTTGAGCAAGCCGATGGCACAAGCTGGATGGCGATGTATTCATTGAACCTCCTTAAGATTAGTACGGAGCTGGCTATGGAAAGGCCTGTTTATCAGGATGTGGCCACGAAATTCTTCGAACACTTTCTTTATATCGCTGGAGCCATTACCAATATTGCTGGAAAAGGTATCAGTCTTTGGGATAATGAAGATGAGTTCTTTTATGACGTGCTTCATAAGCCTGAAGGAGAAAGCATTCCTATGAAGATCAGGTCAATGGTAGGTTTGATTCCGATGTTTGCAGTGGAAACAATTGAACCGGAAATGGTATCTGAACTTCCGGATTTTAAAAGAAGATTGGAATGGGTACTGGAAAATCGTCCTGATCTTTCTGTCTTGGTTTCGAGGTGGTATGAAGCAGGAAAGGGCGAGACAAGGCTACTGTCACTACTCAGAGGTTCAAGACTAAAAAACTTGTTAAAGAGGGCTTTGGATGAAAAAGAATTCTTATCCGACTATGGTATTCGTGCCTTATCTAAGTATCATAAGGATAAGCCTTATGAAATAAAGGTCAATGATAATTTATTCTCAGTGAGTTACCTTCCGGGTGAATCAGATTCG
Proteins encoded in this window:
- a CDS encoding nucleotide pyrophosphohydrolase, with translation MTIKEAQESVDQWIKTTGVRYFNELTNTAILMEEVGEVARIMARKYGEQSFKKGEDGKDLGDEFADVLFVLICLANQTGVDLTEALTKSMEKKSIRDKDRHKNNEKLF
- a CDS encoding TetR/AcrR family transcriptional regulator; the protein is MRARDENKEIAIRQKAVEMIVKEGLDGLSMQKLARAAGVSPATIYIYYKDREDLIIQLALYASEKLTCTSLENFDPEMSFEEGMKLQWRNRARFFTENPTEMLFVEQIKHSQHYERFVEANKEHFRDVMKKFTTNAIKNKELIELPFEAYWSVAFGPLYQLIKFHSQGHSYANKKFHLTDELMMQTLQLVLKALKP
- a CDS encoding class I SAM-dependent methyltransferase, giving the protein MKLLTPENWKSYELIDSGNYKKLEKFGEFILSRPEPQAVWDPSMREDEWSRMNNAAFVKKKEEGNKNFDSERGEWVLKKGMKEQWLMPYSYKGMELKFRLGLSSFKHVGIFPEQASNWDYIYDTVKAMPGKPKVLNLFAYTGGASIAAKAAGADVTHVDSVKQVITWSRENMEASQLTDIRWVVEDAMKFVQREVKRGNKYQGIILDPPAYGRGPTGEKWIIEEHLNQMLKYCAELLDNENYFFIINLYSIGFSALILETFTRQLFGDRKNFEIGELFLQDRFKKKLPLGVFSRFSSAKG
- the dtd gene encoding D-aminoacyl-tRNA deacylase, producing the protein MIAVIQRVKHASVTIDKTLKSSISEGLLVLLGIAHEDTQEDSDWLTKKIINLRIFSDADGKMNLSLKDINGDLLVVSQFTLHASTKKGNRPSFIEAARPEKGIPMYEQFVQLSEIELGKTVYTGEFGADMQVQLLNDGPVTIIIDTKNKN
- a CDS encoding PQQ-binding-like beta-propeller repeat protein; protein product: MLSKSKSEVINKIKEFLSGKRKALIAAGITVIAVFLIFIAFRFNKSEKDAVYELLSPSAVVLMESEDLTDIMKECRSSASMFSSVPFFEFLYSHLNEDPLLDSLIKFSDKQKVYISLNAAGKSDVDLIFYLKKDEEKAHSDFGKLVKQDASLTLDHRLFNDIMIYDLGRRGDRKKFSFIFYQGYFIGSFSGFLLEDVIRNLSQDKDLAWTKANNLAEDKTSTKILINHKNLPRYLSLYCTARYTAGLKGLANFASSSGVTWEKTDAGLTLNGKTVANENQYLNTFKNQTPVKFSMGAVIPENASAVFRLGISDCPTWFAEYDKINEEIPLKGGAYKQLTKAIELIKDEVAWVITEPEISDRVFQYSIIKTSDANAFMKALRTLADSSTSVTTPNPNRKIYAVHKKNLLTHLFGPVFSDFKEYFITSHGNFVVIGNQLAALETYLQQVQNGYVLKKTAGIKFFAEPSNISLYVNPDRSEFLAGKCIRDPEIKKNWIRSSGSFSYTGVSFSADYDKKFLLRYIIQKGKGSTTGVPKSLAVNKTLEFNAGLISEAFPLRAISGLDEHFLVQDSLFKTHLFSRFGTLLWSAKVEGKLSSDPVWGNIDKAGKDEIVFAVRNKIYAINSANGQLIKGYPLTIPGKVYITSLALIDYDGSKNYRFFAGDDSGNIYALDTQGKLLDGWKPKKIDYSLIGKPAHVRIDDKDYIVALSRKGKLHVFNRKGQPIKGFPVKLEHATTSTFFIEKSSSNINSYISILSEKGELVKVDFSGKIAKRAQLFRLSPESKFSLYPDNRMKSYTIVRKDKDRLDFLDMSLSPLFTQTNFPLEKYDIKYIHSIAANISYWLVNDLTNHRSIVFAPNGKFLGEGWIKSHEKPTAVYLEKYNEGSLVKVNKKSIEIARIK
- a CDS encoding dienelactone hydrolase family protein yields the protein MRLLKIIIAFVMLTNIAFAQGKDVTYSDGSASLKGFFVKAQGAKGKAPGVIVIHAWMGLDEHAKNSADQLSKLGYNAFAADIYGENSRPKDKQEAAKTSSYYKSNPSIYQSRIKAAIEELIKLGADPDKIVVMGYCFGGTGALEAARGQLPVAGIVSFHGGLGKDTTRVNVLIKPKVLVLHGADDPYVSDADIKGFQKEMRDGKADWQMVYYGNAVHAFTEERAGNDNSKGAAYNEKAAKRSWEALVVFLKEVFKA
- a CDS encoding MFS transporter; amino-acid sequence: MTTTIQKEKLFTGYQVFMIAMLAILQFTVILDFMVLSPLGAILLKELNMKTSQFGLVVSGYALSAGAAGIAAAGFADKYDRKKMLMLFYVGFILGTIFCALATDFQSLLIARIVTGLFGGVIGSIGFAIITDLFKMEVRGRVMGFVQMAFSVSQILGIPVGIYLANQFGWHAPFWMIAGFGAIIGVVLFLYMKPVTDHLKVKSERNAFQHLQKTISNKSYVKAFAATTLLATGGFMIMPFASAFTTNNLGISIKSLPILYGVTGVFSMVAGPLIGKYSDKIGKYNIFFIGTILSMITMMIYCHLGVTPLWLLIVINIFMFAGITARIISSSALMTGIPSAQDRGAFMSVNSAVQQTSGGIGSAIAGLIVVQTSDGYIHNYDILGYVVLVAMIAALVMTYYVNKQVEEKNKNALKTSENQQKIAVG
- a CDS encoding trypsin-like peptidase domain-containing protein — translated: MRSWTKLMMALVLSFTGVNHFSYAGLQAPAPKDTNIVVPERMNFTYAAERSRPAVVFIQTYSSSPQGSASLENPLQDLLEELYGGQAEPPQGDQSKEKEQKPEEYPVASASGVIISGEGYIVSNNHVIEGADRIEIVLNDKRSYTAKIVGIDPETDLSLLKIEGGELTPIIYGNSDIIKIGEWVLAVGNPFNLTSTVTAGIVSAKGRNVGVLAEQSNMAIESFIQTDAVVNVGNSGGALVNTKGELIGINTAIASPTGSYAGYSFAVPSNIVFKVVEDLKKYGQVQRAILGVTIQDLDAALVKAKKIPDFHGVYVDSVVKGSSAADAGLQKGDIIKKIEGHIVDSPSELQEIVAIHRPGDKIKLSYSRGGKVNETEVLLKNSTGNTKLSKKDPNEMASLVGAQLRDLSKEEAKKFKVKGGVKIEKVMPGKFKNAGMKDGFIITHIDKIPVKSMEDATKIINKNKQNEVLVQGVYPNGEKAFYAIAF